In Schistocerca americana isolate TAMUIC-IGC-003095 chromosome 7, iqSchAmer2.1, whole genome shotgun sequence, a single genomic region encodes these proteins:
- the LOC124621811 gene encoding metaxin-1 isoform X1, producing MNHPMELDVWAGDWGLASVDLHCLEVMAYATFCGVPLQYNATNNPFRTPKGKLPVFRHGSHVICGFDEICSYLRKKNFIADYLLIPKQQAEIVAFSELLKQKLYPSLQFAWWVDEKNYIELTRPWYSKALPFPYNYYYPGKYEKEAKNMMSALFGEDEEFSALEANVYSEGEKCLNDLSTRLGENDFFFGSHPTSLDAKVYAYLAPLLKAPFPNAALQNHLKACDNLLKFVVRVSHRYFPKAVQDYEMKKLSENNERATSKESDFPNKRRNQILAGLFATVAMTGYALSTGLVGVKLKDDDDDDSEELAEYQDLFENSENTDS from the exons ATGAATCAccctatggaacttgatgtgtgGGCAGGCGATTGGGGGCTAGCTTCAGTTGATTTACATTGTCTAGAAGTAATG GCGTATGCAACATTTTGCGGGGTACCTCTGCAGTATAATGCAACAAATAATCCGTTTCGGACGCCAAAAGGAAAACTGCCTGTATTCAGGCATGGAAGTCATGTTATATGTGGTTTCGACGAAATATGTAGTTATCTAAGGAAGAAG AATTTCATTGCTGATTATCTGCTGATTCCAAAGCAACAAGCAGAAATTGTAGCGTTTTCGGAACTTCTTAAACAAAAGTTATATCCAAGTTTGCAGTTTGCTTG GTGGGTAGATGAAAAAAATTACATAGAATTAACAAGACCATGGTATTCAAAGGCACTTCCATTTCCTTACAACTATTACTACCCAGGAAAGTATGAGAAAGAGGCAAAAAACATGATGTCAGCTTTATTTGGAGAGGATGAAGAATTCTCTGCTCTGGAAGCAAAT GTCTATAGTGAAGGAGAAAAGTGTTTGAATGACCTATCTACACGACTTGGTGAAAATGATTTCTTCTTTGGGTCTCATCCAACATCATTAGATGCAAAAGTGTATGCATATTTAGCACCTCTCTTAAAAGCACCATTTCCTAATGCTGCTCTTCAGAATCATTTGAAAGCATGTGACAATTTGCTCAAATTTGTTGTCAGAGTGTCACATAGGTATTTCCCTAAAGCAGTACAAG ATTATGAAATGAAGAAGCTTTCTGAGAATAATGAGAGAGCCACCAGTAAGGAAAGTGACTTTCCTAATAAAAGGAGGAATCAGATACTAGCTGGACTCTTTGCAACTGTGGCAATGACTGGCTATGCACTATCTACAGGGTTAGTTGGG GTGAAGTTGaaagatgacgacgatgatgactcAGAAGAACTTGCAGAGTATCAAGACTTATTTGAGAATTctgaaaatactgacagttag
- the LOC124621811 gene encoding metaxin-1 isoform X2 — MNHPMELDVWAGDWGLASVDLHCLEVMAYATFCGVPLQYNATNNPFRTPKGKLPVFRHGSHVICGFDEICSYLRKKNFIADYLLIPKQQAEIVAFSELLKQKLYPSLQFAWWVDEKNYIELTRPWYSKALPFPYNYYYPGKYEKEAKNMMSALFGEDEEFSALEANVYSEGEKCLNDLSTRLGENDFFFGSHPTSLDAKVYAYLAPLLKAPFPNAALQNHLKACDNLLKFVVRVSHRYFPKAVQDYEMKKLSENNERATSKESDFPNKRRNQILAGLFATVAMTGYALSTG, encoded by the exons ATGAATCAccctatggaacttgatgtgtgGGCAGGCGATTGGGGGCTAGCTTCAGTTGATTTACATTGTCTAGAAGTAATG GCGTATGCAACATTTTGCGGGGTACCTCTGCAGTATAATGCAACAAATAATCCGTTTCGGACGCCAAAAGGAAAACTGCCTGTATTCAGGCATGGAAGTCATGTTATATGTGGTTTCGACGAAATATGTAGTTATCTAAGGAAGAAG AATTTCATTGCTGATTATCTGCTGATTCCAAAGCAACAAGCAGAAATTGTAGCGTTTTCGGAACTTCTTAAACAAAAGTTATATCCAAGTTTGCAGTTTGCTTG GTGGGTAGATGAAAAAAATTACATAGAATTAACAAGACCATGGTATTCAAAGGCACTTCCATTTCCTTACAACTATTACTACCCAGGAAAGTATGAGAAAGAGGCAAAAAACATGATGTCAGCTTTATTTGGAGAGGATGAAGAATTCTCTGCTCTGGAAGCAAAT GTCTATAGTGAAGGAGAAAAGTGTTTGAATGACCTATCTACACGACTTGGTGAAAATGATTTCTTCTTTGGGTCTCATCCAACATCATTAGATGCAAAAGTGTATGCATATTTAGCACCTCTCTTAAAAGCACCATTTCCTAATGCTGCTCTTCAGAATCATTTGAAAGCATGTGACAATTTGCTCAAATTTGTTGTCAGAGTGTCACATAGGTATTTCCCTAAAGCAGTACAAG ATTATGAAATGAAGAAGCTTTCTGAGAATAATGAGAGAGCCACCAGTAAGGAAAGTGACTTTCCTAATAAAAGGAGGAATCAGATACTAGCTGGACTCTTTGCAACTGTGGCAATGACTGGCTATGCACTATCTACAGG GTGA